A stretch of Pseudomonas sp. 7SR1 DNA encodes these proteins:
- the argC gene encoding N-acetyl-gamma-glutamyl-phosphate reductase, with the protein MAIPHLFIDGDQGTTGLQIHQRLSGRTDLRLVTLSSEHRKDPQRRAEIINDCDIAILCLPDPAARDAVASIRNPAVRVIDASSAHRTHPDWVYGFAQMNAQQARRIATARRVSNPGCYPTGAIGLLRPLLEAGLLPTDYPMSIHAVSGYSGKGRVGVQEYEGEGASQAPAFQVYGLGLAHKHIPEIQQHSGLTERPMFVPAYGVFRQGIVLTIPLQLRLLAPGVDAMRLHACLMQHYADAPSVQVMSMQEAKELTYLDPQALNGTDGLRLVVCENDETGQVLLAAVFDNLGKGAAGAAVENLDLMIA; encoded by the coding sequence ATGGCGATTCCTCACCTGTTCATCGACGGCGACCAAGGCACCACCGGGTTGCAAATCCATCAGCGTTTAAGCGGGCGGACCGATCTGCGGCTTGTCACGCTCAGCTCCGAACATCGCAAGGATCCGCAACGCCGCGCTGAAATCATCAACGACTGCGACATCGCCATTCTTTGCTTGCCCGACCCGGCTGCACGCGACGCGGTAGCGAGCATCAGAAACCCCGCTGTACGGGTGATCGACGCAAGCTCCGCGCACCGTACCCATCCAGACTGGGTCTACGGTTTCGCGCAGATGAACGCGCAGCAGGCCAGACGAATCGCCACGGCGCGGCGGGTCAGCAACCCCGGTTGCTATCCCACGGGAGCGATAGGGCTGCTGCGTCCATTGCTGGAGGCTGGGCTGCTGCCCACGGACTACCCGATGAGCATTCACGCCGTGTCGGGCTATTCCGGAAAAGGGCGCGTCGGCGTACAAGAGTATGAGGGTGAGGGCGCATCGCAGGCTCCCGCGTTCCAGGTCTACGGTCTGGGGTTGGCGCACAAACATATTCCGGAAATACAGCAGCACAGCGGTTTGACGGAGCGGCCGATGTTCGTACCGGCCTACGGGGTTTTTCGCCAGGGCATCGTGCTGACCATCCCGTTGCAACTTCGCTTGCTGGCGCCAGGCGTGGATGCGATGCGGTTGCATGCCTGCCTGATGCAGCACTACGCCGACGCCCCCTCTGTACAGGTCATGTCGATGCAAGAGGCTAAGGAGCTGACATACCTTGACCCCCAGGCCCTCAACGGGACTGACGGTTTGCGTTTAGTGGTGTGTGAAAATGACGAGACGGGACAGGTTCTGTTGGCGGCGGTATTCGACAATCTCGGGAAGGGGGCCGCTGGCGCGGCGGTGGAGAATCTGGATTTGATGATAGCGTGA
- a CDS encoding TerC family protein: MTALEAFFLAEFLGTASWLWLVFVSIVLSLLIFDLGVLHREHREIGVRESLLLSAGYVTAGLLFGLWVWQVKGGDAGMDFYTGFLIEKSLSMDNVFLMAMIFSFLSIPRKYQHEVLFWGILGVIVLRAIMIGLGAALIAEFSWILYVFGIFLLLTGVKMLFSKIDAHPNLSDNLLVKFLRKHMRVTDRLHEERFFVRQMDANGKSVVWATPLFLALVLIECADLVFAVDSVPAIFAITQDPFIVYTSNIFAILGLRALYFALAAMIHRFAYLKYALALVLVFIGGKIFMVGIIGKIPAVLSLGVTVALLLGGVLLSLWKTRDQTSAGPQV, from the coding sequence ATGACTGCCCTGGAAGCGTTCTTTCTTGCCGAGTTTCTCGGCACCGCCAGCTGGTTGTGGCTCGTTTTTGTCAGCATCGTCTTGAGCCTGTTGATCTTTGACCTCGGGGTGCTGCACCGTGAGCATCGAGAAATCGGCGTTCGTGAAAGCCTGTTACTGTCTGCCGGCTATGTCACGGCTGGCTTGCTGTTCGGCCTCTGGGTCTGGCAGGTCAAGGGCGGTGATGCCGGGATGGATTTCTACACCGGCTTTCTTATCGAAAAATCGTTGTCGATGGACAACGTTTTCCTCATGGCGATGATCTTCAGCTTTCTCTCAATTCCGCGTAAGTATCAGCACGAGGTGCTGTTCTGGGGCATTCTCGGTGTCATAGTGCTGCGCGCTATCATGATTGGCCTAGGTGCAGCGCTGATCGCCGAGTTCAGTTGGATTCTCTATGTATTCGGCATCTTCCTGCTGTTGACCGGGGTAAAGATGCTGTTCAGCAAGATCGATGCCCACCCGAACCTTAGCGATAACTTGCTGGTGAAGTTCCTGCGCAAACACATGCGGGTCACCGATCGCTTGCATGAAGAGCGCTTCTTCGTCCGCCAGATGGATGCCAATGGCAAGTCCGTGGTCTGGGCGACGCCGTTGTTCCTGGCCTTGGTGCTGATCGAGTGCGCCGACCTGGTATTCGCTGTGGACAGCGTGCCGGCGATCTTTGCCATCACCCAGGACCCCTTCATCGTCTACACCTCGAACATTTTCGCCATCCTCGGCCTACGTGCGCTGTATTTCGCTCTGGCGGCGATGATCCACCGCTTCGCCTACCTCAAGTACGCCTTGGCGCTGGTGCTGGTGTTCATCGGCGGCAAGATCTTCATGGTCGGCATCATCGGCAAGATTCCGGCAGTCCTTTCTCTGGGGGTAACGGTGGCTTTGCTGTTGGGCGGTGTGCTGCTGTCGCTTTGGAAAACCCGCGACCAAACCTCCGCTGGTCCCCAGGTTTAG
- a CDS encoding TonB-dependent receptor, which translates to MRSTSFLAALAVLPLAITAAQAQAVELDVPAQRLDSALTDFAEQANVRLLYDAGLTRGSGMVPALKGDYSVVDGLQRLLEGSGLTFQAGGDGTITLVPLPEQGVLELGSTTINGITEGRVDLPAEYAGGEAARGARIGVLGNQDMQDVPFAFSSYTSELIEKRQAQTLADVLASDPGVRQSFGFGNFSQVFVVRGFQLFSDDIAFNGLYGILPRQIISTESVERVEVFKGANAFVNGVSPSGSGVGGAINVVSKRAQDTPTRSATLDYASDSRVGGHLDLGQRFGEDNRFGVRVNLAQREGETAVDDEHSRFSLATLGLDYRGDRLRLSADFGYQKQRVNEGRSVVYLTTTGPTSRLNGKTPSAPDSDHNYAQPWSWSQLEDTYGMFSAEYDLSPSWTAYLSAGGKYTRENGVYASNYVYGANGDARIGRLYSPLDQETLSAVTGLRGELATGPVSHRINLAANGIWQEKRNAFESTAAGSRGFGNLYEGQPVAEPPATSVSGDIHDPDTTAKVQNRSLAVSDTLGLLDDRVLLTLGVRRQSIGADAWNAASGARTSNYQESITTPAYGLVIKPTEYLSLYANRVESLQQGPTAPAAALNNGEMFAPYRSKQTEVGAKLDWGTFGGSLSLFRIEQPQGVLGGDGYYRVDAEQRNRGVELSLFGEPLDGLRLLSGATWTKAELRGTAGGRDDGNQAVGVPKFQFNLGADWDVPGLPGVSLNGLLLRTGGQFVDSANEYSIPAWTRVDLGARYRTKMDGRALTFNAMLENVADENYWASANGGYLTQGAPRMLKVSATVDF; encoded by the coding sequence ATGCGGTCGACTTCCTTCCTCGCGGCGCTAGCCGTTCTCCCCCTGGCCATTACTGCCGCACAGGCGCAGGCCGTCGAGCTCGACGTGCCGGCCCAGCGCCTCGACTCGGCGCTCACCGACTTCGCCGAGCAGGCCAATGTACGGCTGCTCTATGACGCCGGCCTGACCCGTGGCAGCGGCATGGTGCCGGCACTCAAGGGCGATTATTCGGTGGTCGACGGTCTGCAGCGGTTGCTGGAGGGCAGCGGCCTGACCTTCCAGGCCGGCGGCGACGGCACCATCACGCTGGTGCCGCTGCCCGAGCAGGGCGTGTTGGAGCTGGGTTCGACCACCATCAATGGAATCACCGAAGGTCGTGTCGACCTGCCGGCCGAGTACGCCGGCGGGGAGGCGGCGCGGGGTGCGCGCATCGGTGTGCTGGGCAACCAGGACATGCAAGATGTGCCCTTCGCTTTCTCCAGCTACACCTCCGAGTTGATCGAGAAGCGCCAGGCGCAGACCCTGGCCGATGTGCTGGCCAGCGATCCGGGCGTGCGTCAGTCGTTCGGTTTCGGCAACTTCTCCCAGGTGTTCGTCGTGCGCGGGTTCCAGCTGTTCAGCGACGACATTGCCTTCAACGGGCTCTACGGCATTCTGCCGCGCCAGATCATCTCCACCGAGTCGGTCGAGCGGGTCGAGGTATTCAAGGGGGCCAACGCCTTCGTCAATGGCGTATCGCCGTCGGGCAGCGGTGTCGGCGGGGCGATCAACGTGGTCTCCAAGCGTGCCCAGGACACCCCCACGCGCAGCGCCACCCTGGACTATGCCAGCGACAGCCGGGTAGGCGGCCACCTCGACCTGGGCCAGCGCTTCGGCGAGGACAACCGCTTCGGCGTGCGGGTGAACCTGGCCCAGCGCGAGGGCGAGACCGCGGTGGACGATGAACACTCGCGCTTCAGCCTGGCCACCCTCGGTCTGGACTACCGCGGTGACCGTCTGCGCCTGTCTGCGGACTTCGGTTACCAGAAGCAGCGGGTCAACGAAGGGCGCTCGGTGGTCTACCTGACCACGACGGGGCCGACCAGCCGGCTCAATGGCAAGACGCCGTCGGCACCGGACTCCGACCACAACTACGCGCAACCCTGGAGCTGGTCGCAGCTCGAAGACACCTATGGCATGTTCAGCGCCGAGTATGACCTCTCGCCCAGTTGGACGGCCTACCTGAGCGCTGGCGGCAAATACACGCGGGAGAACGGTGTCTACGCCTCCAACTACGTCTATGGCGCGAATGGCGACGCCCGTATCGGCCGCCTCTATTCGCCGCTGGACCAGGAAACCCTCAGCGCTGTCACCGGGCTGCGCGGCGAACTCGCCACCGGGCCGGTCAGCCACCGCATCAACCTGGCCGCCAATGGCATCTGGCAAGAGAAACGCAACGCGTTCGAGTCCACCGCGGCGGGCAGTCGTGGCTTCGGCAACCTGTATGAGGGCCAGCCCGTGGCCGAGCCGCCGGCCACCAGCGTCTCCGGCGATATCCACGACCCGGACACCACCGCCAAGGTGCAGAACCGTAGCCTGGCGGTGTCCGACACCCTGGGCTTGCTCGACGATCGCGTGCTGCTGACCCTGGGCGTACGCCGCCAGTCCATCGGCGCCGATGCCTGGAACGCGGCCAGCGGTGCCCGCACCTCCAACTATCAGGAAAGTATCACCACGCCGGCCTATGGCCTGGTGATCAAACCCACCGAGTACCTGTCGCTCTATGCCAACCGCGTCGAGTCTCTGCAACAGGGCCCGACTGCGCCTGCCGCCGCACTCAACAACGGCGAGATGTTCGCGCCTTATCGCTCCAAGCAGACCGAGGTGGGCGCCAAGCTCGACTGGGGCACCTTCGGCGGCAGCCTCAGCCTGTTCCGCATCGAGCAGCCGCAAGGCGTGCTCGGCGGCGACGGCTACTACCGGGTGGATGCCGAGCAGCGCAATCGCGGCGTGGAATTGAGCCTGTTCGGCGAACCGCTGGACGGCCTGCGCCTGCTGAGCGGCGCCACCTGGACCAAAGCCGAACTGCGCGGCACCGCTGGCGGGCGCGACGATGGCAACCAGGCGGTGGGGGTGCCCAAATTCCAGTTCAATCTGGGCGCCGACTGGGATGTGCCCGGCTTGCCCGGGGTGAGCCTGAACGGCCTGCTACTGCGCACCGGCGGCCAGTTCGTAGACAGCGCCAACGAATACAGCATCCCCGCCTGGACCCGCGTCGACCTGGGCGCACGCTATCGAACAAAGATGGATGGCCGCGCGCTGACCTTCAACGCGATGCTGGAGAACGTCGCCGACGAGAACTACTGGGCCTCGGCCAATGGTGGTTATCTGACCCAAGGGGCGCCGCGTATGCTGAAGGTGTCGGCTACTGTTGATTTCTGA
- a CDS encoding LysR family transcriptional regulator: protein MREISLDRLRTLVAIVDLGSFAEAARALHLAPPTVSLHITDLESRVGGQLLSRTRGRIQPTTIGETLVDRARRLLADAEQALEDVERQVQGLAGRVRLGASTGAIAQLLPQALETLDQRHPAIDVQVAVLTSQETLKKLAEGSLEIGLVALPQPPVKGLRIEPWRRDPVMAFLPARWDCPDIVTPGWLAAQPLILNDSTTRLSRLTSEWFANDERQPTPRIQLNYNDAIKSLVAAGYGATLLPHEASTPLPDTRIVMRPLQPLLWRELGIAHRGGEVERSTQHVLDVLRGLSAG, encoded by the coding sequence ATGCGTGAAATCAGCCTGGACCGCCTGCGCACCTTGGTAGCCATTGTCGACCTGGGCTCGTTTGCCGAGGCCGCTCGTGCCTTGCACCTTGCGCCCCCCACCGTCAGCTTACATATCACCGATCTGGAGTCGCGGGTTGGTGGTCAGCTGTTGTCACGTACCCGTGGACGCATTCAGCCTACGACGATTGGCGAAACACTGGTGGACCGCGCGCGGCGCCTGTTGGCGGATGCGGAACAGGCGCTTGAGGACGTCGAGCGTCAGGTACAGGGCTTGGCCGGGCGTGTGCGGCTGGGGGCCTCCACAGGGGCCATCGCCCAGTTGCTGCCGCAAGCGTTGGAGACGTTAGACCAACGCCATCCCGCTATCGATGTGCAGGTCGCCGTGCTTACCTCCCAGGAGACGTTGAAGAAGCTTGCCGAGGGCTCGTTGGAAATCGGCCTGGTCGCGCTGCCACAGCCCCCGGTGAAGGGGTTGCGGATCGAGCCATGGCGACGCGACCCGGTCATGGCCTTCTTGCCGGCTCGCTGGGACTGCCCGGACATCGTGACACCCGGTTGGCTGGCCGCCCAACCCTTGATTCTGAACGACAGCACCACACGGCTTTCGCGCTTGACGTCGGAATGGTTCGCCAATGATGAACGCCAGCCTACGCCGCGAATTCAACTGAACTACAACGATGCGATAAAAAGCCTGGTGGCTGCCGGCTATGGCGCAACGTTACTGCCCCATGAAGCCTCCACGCCATTGCCCGATACACGAATCGTCATGAGGCCATTGCAGCCCTTGTTGTGGCGTGAACTGGGGATTGCCCACCGGGGTGGCGAGGTCGAGCGGTCTACGCAACATGTGTTGGATGTGTTGAGGGGGTTGAGTGCTGGGTAG
- a CDS encoding M10 family metallopeptidase C-terminal domain-containing protein, translating into MVATALWGSDKIGGITVDPDGAIWLGAYSRLGLGGEEDSGFTGSLVRFNADGSLDRSYSADGKSLLPVSLDIEDGGNAAVQPGGGYLVAQYVKVGDAWVSGVSRTLADGRLDTSFGNGGTATVPFYWNESLGQQASFSVQRDGSFFASAAYPTGEIYIARFDATGALVSSFAEGGVLHLPASVGIQPRGTIDVSLQEDGKVLVTGQDTLTRLNQDGTLDSSFANGGSLALDVHANALVIQEDGKILLAGASGGVATVTRLNADGSLDTGFGDQGQVSWGSQSAPFAVADMVVLADGRVLIGGSQGTKADGYLAALVQLNPDGSLDHSFGNPDDGYYHLDGSQNDDFLLGTDSFDDAIVGGAGNDLLDGQQGRDLLTGGVGADTFRYESVADSYRTVTTAHSDRITDFDPNTDTIDLSSLGFLGLGNGHDGTLAIRVNESGTRTYLKSFDANAEGERFELVFDGDLSQTLNETNILFQQARLTGTEEADRLQGNARGEIIEGFAGDDRLYGALGNDVLVGAEGRDLLAGGGNNDVFRFDALSDSYRTATENHTDRLLDYTVGEDTIDLSALGFTRLGNGYNGTLDVVVNEAKNLTYLKSYEADANGARFELSLAGDHSGYRNLDIIFAEPAGDEVFQLIGVTDLWV; encoded by the coding sequence ATGGTAGCCACGGCCTTATGGGGCTCGGACAAGATCGGCGGCATCACGGTCGATCCGGACGGTGCCATCTGGCTTGGCGCCTACAGCCGCCTGGGCCTGGGAGGCGAAGAGGATTCGGGCTTCACCGGCAGCCTGGTCCGGTTCAATGCCGACGGTAGCCTGGACCGCAGCTACAGTGCAGACGGCAAATCCCTCCTGCCTGTGTCGCTCGATATCGAGGACGGCGGTAATGCCGCGGTGCAGCCGGGCGGGGGCTACCTGGTGGCTCAGTACGTGAAAGTCGGCGATGCCTGGGTGTCGGGCGTAAGTCGTACCTTGGCTGACGGCCGCCTCGATACGAGTTTCGGCAACGGCGGAACCGCGACCGTGCCGTTCTACTGGAATGAATCTCTAGGCCAGCAAGCGTCGTTCTCCGTGCAGCGCGACGGCAGCTTTTTCGCGAGCGCTGCGTATCCCACTGGGGAAATCTATATCGCCCGCTTCGACGCGACGGGGGCCCTGGTCTCGTCTTTCGCAGAGGGCGGGGTCCTGCACCTGCCAGCATCCGTCGGCATTCAACCCCGCGGTACGATCGACGTTTCCCTGCAGGAAGACGGAAAAGTACTGGTCACGGGGCAGGACACCCTGACCCGCCTTAACCAGGACGGTACCCTGGATAGCAGCTTTGCCAACGGCGGCAGCCTGGCCCTGGATGTTCATGCAAACGCCCTCGTTATCCAGGAGGACGGCAAAATCCTGCTGGCGGGCGCCTCGGGCGGCGTGGCGACGGTCACGCGGCTCAACGCCGATGGCTCGCTCGACACCGGGTTCGGTGATCAGGGGCAGGTGAGCTGGGGCTCGCAAAGTGCGCCTTTCGCAGTCGCCGACATGGTGGTGCTGGCCGACGGCAGGGTGTTGATTGGGGGAAGCCAGGGGACGAAGGCGGACGGTTATCTGGCCGCCCTGGTTCAGTTGAACCCCGACGGTAGCCTGGATCACAGCTTCGGCAATCCCGACGACGGCTATTACCACCTTGACGGTAGCCAGAATGATGACTTCTTGCTGGGTACCGACTCGTTCGACGATGCCATCGTTGGCGGGGCCGGTAACGATCTGCTCGATGGCCAGCAAGGTCGCGACCTGCTGACGGGCGGCGTCGGGGCCGATACGTTCCGTTACGAGTCAGTCGCAGACAGCTACCGAACCGTAACCACGGCCCATAGCGACCGAATCACCGACTTCGACCCCAACACCGATACGATCGATCTCTCATCCCTGGGCTTCCTCGGGCTGGGCAATGGACATGACGGAACGCTGGCGATACGAGTCAATGAAAGCGGAACGCGGACCTACCTCAAGAGTTTCGATGCCAACGCGGAGGGGGAACGCTTCGAATTGGTCTTCGACGGTGACTTGAGCCAAACGCTGAATGAAACCAATATCCTGTTCCAGCAAGCCAGGTTGACGGGCACCGAAGAGGCCGATCGTCTACAGGGCAACGCCCGAGGCGAAATCATCGAAGGGTTCGCGGGGGATGACCGCCTCTATGGCGCACTGGGAAATGATGTGCTGGTAGGCGCAGAGGGCCGGGACCTGCTGGCAGGTGGCGGTAACAACGATGTGTTCCGCTTCGACGCGCTGAGCGACAGCTACCGTACCGCCACCGAAAACCACACGGATCGGCTGCTTGACTATACGGTGGGTGAAGACACCATCGATTTGTCCGCCCTGGGCTTTACCCGGCTGGGAAATGGCTACAACGGCACGTTGGACGTGGTTGTCAATGAAGCCAAGAACCTGACCTACTTGAAGAGCTACGAAGCCGACGCCAATGGAGCTCGATTCGAGTTGAGCCTGGCAGGGGACCACTCCGGGTACCGTAACCTGGACATCATCTTCGCCGAGCCTGCGGGAGATGAAGTCTTCCAATTGATCGGAGTGACTGACCTCTGGGTGTGA
- a CDS encoding FecR family protein produces MNHPSLLDQARQWQVLLHSGRATAADRAAAQAWRQAAPEHEQALREVEGLWSLLGQIERSAEQPQVRVLRRRRLWAAPLACAAMLLLALWLPRGTWIGLYADISTQPGEVREVRLADGSLLTLNGDSALDWQFVDGRREVRLYRGEADFQVAHDPARPFMVSAGEARIRVTGTRFDVRLEEGGVDLAVSEGRVLASSAGGEPRPVVGGQQVQWRGGALQAPQALDARQRLGWQRGKLVFRDRPLEQVFAELERSQSARVLFVDDAARRLQVTGVFALDDPQAVLSAVETTLPVRLVRLPGLILVASRR; encoded by the coding sequence GTGAATCATCCTTCGCTTCTCGACCAGGCCCGACAGTGGCAGGTGCTGCTGCACTCCGGCCGCGCCACCGCTGCCGATCGCGCTGCCGCGCAGGCCTGGCGCCAGGCGGCGCCCGAGCACGAGCAGGCATTGCGGGAGGTGGAAGGGCTGTGGTCGTTGCTCGGCCAGATAGAACGTTCGGCCGAGCAGCCTCAGGTGCGCGTGCTGCGTCGTCGTCGACTGTGGGCGGCTCCGCTGGCCTGCGCCGCGATGCTGTTGCTCGCCCTGTGGCTGCCGCGCGGCACCTGGATTGGCCTGTATGCCGACATCAGCACCCAGCCGGGCGAGGTGCGCGAGGTGCGTCTGGCCGATGGTTCGCTGTTGACCCTCAACGGCGATTCGGCGCTGGACTGGCAGTTTGTCGACGGTCGTCGCGAGGTCAGGCTGTACCGTGGCGAGGCGGATTTCCAGGTCGCCCATGACCCGGCCCGGCCGTTCATGGTCAGTGCCGGCGAGGCGCGCATCCGCGTCACCGGCACGCGCTTCGATGTGCGTCTGGAGGAGGGCGGTGTCGACCTCGCAGTCAGCGAGGGCCGAGTGCTGGCCTCCAGCGCGGGCGGCGAGCCGCGGCCCGTGGTCGGCGGGCAGCAGGTGCAGTGGCGCGGCGGGGCGCTGCAGGCGCCGCAAGCACTGGATGCGCGCCAGCGCCTGGGCTGGCAGCGCGGCAAACTGGTGTTCCGCGACCGGCCCCTGGAGCAAGTGTTCGCCGAACTCGAGCGCAGCCAGTCTGCGCGGGTGCTGTTTGTCGATGACGCCGCTCGCCGCCTACAGGTGACCGGCGTGTTCGCCCTTGACGATCCGCAGGCGGTATTGAGCGCTGTGGAAACCACCTTGCCTGTGCGCCTGGTGCGCCTGCCGGGGTTGATCCTGGTCGCGTCACGTCGCTGA
- a CDS encoding RNA polymerase sigma factor yields the protein MSWPSDPHSADGQFESHSNELLRFLTRQVKCEELAADLRQETWLRFRRRESGTEIGNLRAFLYRIARNLIIDYRRQQKSRPVEEQISIELVSAQPGPERAASDAQRLERLQRVVEGLPPHLRQALLWNRLDGLTQREIGERLGVSESMAGRYILKALEHCQQQMDPQP from the coding sequence GTGTCCTGGCCATCCGATCCTCATTCCGCCGACGGCCAGTTCGAGAGCCATTCGAACGAACTGCTGCGCTTTCTCACACGTCAGGTGAAGTGTGAAGAGCTGGCGGCCGACCTGCGCCAGGAAACCTGGTTGCGCTTTCGTCGGCGCGAGTCCGGGACGGAAATCGGCAATCTTCGCGCGTTTCTCTACCGCATCGCGCGCAACCTGATCATCGACTACCGCCGCCAGCAAAAATCCCGCCCGGTCGAGGAGCAGATATCCATCGAATTGGTCAGTGCCCAGCCGGGTCCGGAGCGAGCGGCAAGCGACGCCCAGCGCCTGGAGCGATTGCAGCGCGTGGTCGAGGGTTTGCCCCCGCACCTGCGCCAGGCGTTGTTGTGGAATCGCCTGGACGGGCTGACCCAGCGTGAGATCGGCGAGCGCCTGGGTGTCTCGGAAAGTATGGCCGGACGCTATATCCTGAAGGCCCTCGAACACTGCCAGCAGCAGATGGACCCGCAGCCGTGA
- the cynR gene encoding transcriptional regulator CynR, giving the protein MLARHVQYFLAVAEHLSFTKAAAALHVSQPALSQQVRQLEESLGAQLFDRSGRSTRLTDAGDVYLLYARRAYQQLREAKSAIHDVSDLTRGSLRLAVTPTFTTYLVGPVIEAFHSRYPGITLNLREISQERIEELLLAGELDAGIAFDEINTPSIDAIPLLNETLALVVSRKHRLAEEPSIGLQDLNAESLILLSPEFATREQIDRYFRTHAIHPHVQMEANALGAVIEIVRRTNLSTLLPAKIALAHDDLVAIALEPERLQRTAVLMRRKDAFQSAAMRVFIEVAKEVAVQLNV; this is encoded by the coding sequence ATGCTTGCTCGACATGTCCAATATTTCCTCGCGGTGGCGGAACATCTCAGTTTTACGAAGGCCGCGGCGGCGCTGCACGTCTCTCAGCCGGCCCTTTCGCAGCAAGTGAGGCAGTTGGAAGAAAGCCTTGGAGCCCAGTTGTTCGACCGCTCAGGACGCAGCACCCGTCTGACTGACGCGGGGGACGTCTATCTTCTGTATGCGCGCCGTGCTTATCAGCAACTGCGGGAGGCCAAAAGCGCCATCCATGATGTGAGCGACCTCACCCGCGGCTCATTGCGCCTGGCCGTGACGCCGACGTTCACGACCTATCTGGTAGGGCCGGTAATCGAAGCATTTCACTCCCGGTACCCTGGAATCACCCTCAATCTGAGGGAGATTTCCCAGGAGCGCATTGAGGAGCTGCTTTTGGCAGGCGAGTTGGACGCCGGAATCGCGTTCGATGAAATAAATACACCGAGCATTGATGCCATCCCCTTGCTGAACGAAACCCTTGCCTTGGTGGTAAGTCGCAAACACCGCTTGGCCGAGGAGCCGTCCATTGGATTGCAGGACCTGAATGCTGAGTCCCTGATTCTGCTCAGTCCAGAGTTTGCAACCCGCGAACAAATCGACCGCTACTTCCGCACACACGCGATTCACCCTCACGTGCAGATGGAGGCCAATGCCCTCGGCGCCGTGATCGAAATTGTTCGCAGGACCAATCTATCGACTTTATTGCCTGCCAAAATCGCGTTGGCCCATGATGATCTGGTGGCTATCGCACTGGAGCCCGAGCGCTTGCAACGCACCGCCGTCCTGATGCGGCGCAAGGATGCCTTTCAGAGCGCAGCGATGCGAGTTTTCATCGAAGTGGCTAAAGAGGTAGCCGTTCAACTGAACGTGTAA
- a CDS encoding HAD family hydrolase, with translation MAPKAILFDLDNTLTHRALSIDRYVERFLDEFKGEISGVDPRRISHLIARTDNGGYLRPESEYSSIREAVGYTLAQELKWRGPIDPKRLITHWINHFPSAAVEMPGAGAMIQALRRKGIAIGVISNGAEHSRRQTLKALPFGDAIETMICSETWGVSKPAPEIFHQGAKALGARPEHCWFVGDHPQNDYLGATAAGMLAVWLSGFHPWPANIAPAERSIETLKELLDMLTT, from the coding sequence TTGGCACCGAAAGCTATTCTGTTCGATCTGGACAACACGCTGACCCATCGTGCGCTCAGCATTGACCGCTACGTTGAGCGATTTCTGGATGAGTTCAAGGGTGAAATCTCGGGAGTGGACCCCCGTCGGATCTCCCATCTGATCGCACGCACCGATAACGGTGGGTATCTGCGACCGGAGTCTGAATACTCTTCCATCCGTGAGGCGGTTGGGTACACGTTGGCTCAGGAGTTGAAGTGGCGCGGGCCAATCGATCCCAAGCGATTGATCACCCATTGGATCAATCACTTTCCGAGCGCTGCGGTTGAAATGCCAGGCGCTGGCGCGATGATTCAAGCGCTTCGTCGCAAGGGAATTGCCATCGGTGTCATCTCCAATGGCGCCGAGCATTCGCGACGGCAGACCCTGAAGGCACTGCCCTTCGGGGATGCCATTGAGACGATGATTTGCTCTGAAACGTGGGGTGTTTCGAAACCGGCGCCTGAAATATTCCATCAGGGAGCGAAGGCATTGGGGGCCCGTCCCGAGCATTGCTGGTTTGTGGGGGATCACCCGCAGAATGATTACCTGGGTGCCACAGCCGCCGGAATGCTTGCCGTCTGGTTGAGTGGATTCCATCCGTGGCCCGCGAACATAGCACCAGCGGAGCGCTCCATTGAAACATTGAAAGAGCTCTTGGACATGCTTACAACCTGA